Proteins encoded together in one Chthoniobacterales bacterium window:
- a CDS encoding type II toxin-antitoxin system VapC family toxin, with the protein MAILVDTGALELLRRRSKRIETLAVRYFPPVICSHVAAEFLYGQALAKVSATAAMTAREFLESFEILQPGIQTSSIYARLRVELKERGVTLPDPDYWIAAHAIEERLPLATTDRHFEMISELDLHLLKP; encoded by the coding sequence GTGGCGATCCTCGTTGACACGGGTGCTCTGGAACTCTTGCGGCGGCGTTCCAAAAGAATAGAGACGCTCGCTGTCCGGTATTTTCCGCCGGTTATTTGCTCACATGTCGCAGCGGAGTTTCTTTACGGGCAAGCGCTCGCCAAAGTTTCGGCCACGGCTGCCATGACGGCCCGCGAATTTCTTGAATCATTCGAGATTTTGCAGCCTGGAATCCAGACCTCTTCGATCTACGCCAGACTACGTGTGGAGCTTAAGGAGCGGGGCGTGACTTTACCCGACCCGGACTATTGGATTGCGGCTCATGCCATTGAAGAACGATTGCCCTTGGCGACTACCGACCGTCACTTCGAGATGATCTCCGAGTTGGATCTACATTTGCTCAAGCCGTAG
- a CDS encoding PIN domain nuclease, with protein sequence MTLIDTSSWIQFLRRGGNATVKQRVRDLLKDGSVVTCPVVLAELWMGAGSVKDRQDVQELQDVLPCLPMEPLTWELSYRLAQICCQRGTPVPASDLIIAACAFFHGAMIDAEDRHLNTLEDCRSLVVP encoded by the coding sequence GTGACACTGATCGACACCTCCAGTTGGATCCAGTTTCTGCGTCGCGGCGGTAATGCCACCGTCAAACAACGCGTGCGTGACCTTCTCAAGGACGGATCTGTCGTTACTTGTCCCGTGGTTTTGGCCGAACTCTGGATGGGTGCCGGCTCGGTGAAAGACCGGCAAGATGTGCAGGAGTTGCAGGATGTCCTGCCGTGTTTGCCGATGGAGCCTTTGACTTGGGAACTTTCCTACAGACTCGCGCAAATTTGCTGTCAGCGCGGAACGCCAGTTCCCGCCTCCGACCTCATCATTGCTGCTTGCGCGTTTTTTCATGGTGCGATGATCGATGCCGAAGACAGGCATCTGAACACTCTCGAGGACTGCCGCTCGCTGGTGGTGCCATGA
- a CDS encoding type II toxin-antitoxin system VapB family antitoxin — MKTTLDIPSDLLEDAMRVSGAKTKRAAVLAALGDFARRGRMRSLADRLGDSSTFMTAAQLESLRVREMPE, encoded by the coding sequence ATGAAAACGACCTTGGATATTCCTAGTGACCTGCTGGAAGACGCCATGCGGGTCTCCGGAGCGAAAACCAAGCGTGCTGCCGTGTTGGCTGCATTGGGAGATTTCGCCCGCCGAGGGCGCATGCGGTCTTTGGCTGACCGCTTGGGTGACTCATCGACTTTCATGACCGCCGCGCAATTGGAATCGTTGCGTGTTCGTGAAATGCCCGAGTGA
- a CDS encoding ABC transporter permease, whose product MLNVPADYEIVIKPTKGWFKLNLADVWRYRDLLTLLVHRDFVSKYKQTVLGPLWFIIQPLLMTVVFTIIFGKVAQIPTDGMPPMLFYLCGLLGWNYFATTFQATSGTLTTNAGMFGKVYFPRLVVPLSNVISGFIAFGIQLATFLVFWAYFKIFTATGAALHLGWDLLWFPLVMLQIALLSLGVGLWLSALTAKYRDFTFLTGFLVQIWMYATPVIYPLSRIPEDWRWVAVINPMTLPVEAIKRVFLGQGVVEPIYIAVSVVMTVLLLLSGIVIFNKVEKTFVDTV is encoded by the coding sequence ACGAAGGGCTGGTTCAAGCTCAACCTTGCCGATGTGTGGCGCTATCGCGATCTCCTCACGCTTCTTGTCCATCGCGACTTTGTCTCCAAATACAAGCAGACGGTGCTTGGTCCGCTGTGGTTCATCATCCAACCGCTGCTCATGACGGTGGTGTTCACGATTATCTTCGGCAAGGTCGCGCAAATTCCCACCGATGGCATGCCGCCGATGCTCTTTTACCTCTGTGGTTTGCTCGGCTGGAATTACTTCGCCACGACATTCCAAGCCACGTCGGGAACTCTCACGACGAATGCCGGAATGTTCGGCAAGGTTTACTTCCCCCGGCTGGTGGTTCCTCTTTCGAATGTCATCTCCGGCTTCATCGCCTTCGGTATCCAGTTGGCGACGTTCCTCGTCTTCTGGGCCTACTTCAAAATCTTCACCGCGACCGGTGCCGCGTTGCATCTCGGTTGGGATTTGCTCTGGTTTCCCCTCGTCATGCTGCAGATCGCCCTGCTCAGTTTGGGTGTCGGGCTTTGGCTCAGCGCGCTGACCGCCAAATACCGCGACTTCACGTTCCTCACCGGATTCCTTGTCCAGATCTGGATGTATGCCACGCCGGTGATTTATCCGCTCTCGCGCATTCCCGAGGACTGGCGCTGGGTGGCGGTGATCAATCCGATGACTTTGCCCGTCGAGGCCATCAAGCGCGTCTTCCTCGGCCAGGGCGTGGTGGAACCCATCTATATCGCGGTCTCCGTTGTGATGACGGTGCTCCTCCTGCTCAGTGGCATCGTCATTTTCAACAAAGTTGAAAAGACGTTCGTAGATACCGTGTAG